A portion of the Epinephelus moara isolate mb chromosome 4, YSFRI_EMoa_1.0, whole genome shotgun sequence genome contains these proteins:
- the lingo2 gene encoding leucine-rich repeat and immunoglobulin-like domain-containing nogo receptor-interacting protein 2 isoform X2, giving the protein MVDCMSKVMLHTVVSCWQPFLGLALVAVFVGSTLGCPSRCECSAQTKAVVCHRKRMPSIPDGIPTETRILDLSKNKLTMINPDDFFAFPGLEELDLSGNIISYVEPGAFNALFTMHSLSLKSNRIKLIPLGVFTGLTNLTRLDISDNKIVILLDYMFQDLHNLKFLEVGDNDLVYISHRAFSGLSSLEMLTLERCNLTVVPTEALSHLHNLVSLHLRYLSISTLHPYSFKKLFRLRHLEIDNWPSLDHVPANTLHGLNLTTLFITNTNLSSFPYQALKHLPYLTHLNLSFNRIRHIEGGMLVELVRLQELHLVGAQLTAIEPYAFQGLRGLKVLNVSHNRLDTLEKGVFQSPEALEVLLIDNNPLVCDCRLMWILQKRHSIFFGESQPECSTPEGIPGRPFKEFKETLLSYYVTCTKPKIRENKTQTITVDEGQQAMLRCSAEGTPRPIVSWLSPRRRVLTSRSHGRVTVHNNGSLEIKSAEVQDSGVYLCLASNSAGNDTLMTSLAVKSLGSLYANRTQSYTDPSNTTANGTSGATLGLDLKTILVSTAMGCFTFLGVVLFCFLLLFVWSRGKGKHKNNIDVEYVPRSKSNGTNVDSAEGQAGPRRFNMKMM; this is encoded by the coding sequence ATGGTCGACTGTATGAGCAAAGTCATGCTGCACACGGTCGTCTCATGCTGGCAACCATTCCTGGGACTGGCCCTTGTGGCTGTCTTTGTGGGCTCCACCCTGGGATGTCCCTCGCGCTGCGAGTGTTCAGCGCAGACCAAGGCAGTTGTCTGTCACCGCAAGCGCATGCCCAGCATCCCGGACGGCATCCCGACCGAGACCAGGATCCTGGACCTGAGTAAGAACAAGCTGACAATGATCAACCCTGATGACTTTTTTGCCTTTCCGGGGCTTGAGGAACTTGACCTCAGTGGAAATATTATCAGTTACGTTGAGCCGGGAGCTTTTAACGCCCTGTTTACCATGCACTCGCTCAGTCTCAAAAGCAATCGTATCAAGCTCATTCCCCTGGGCGTCTTCACAGGCTTAACAAATCTTACCCGACTGGATATAAGTGACAACAAGATTGTCATCCTGCTGGATTACATGTTCCAGGACTTACACAATCTAAAGTTTTTGGAAGTGGGAGACAATGATCTGGTTTACATTTCTCACCGTGCATTCAGTGGACTTTCAAGCCTGGAGATGTTAACCTTAGAAAGGTGCAACCTTACAGTTGTGCCCACTGAGGCCCTTTCCCACCTGCATAACCTGGTCAGCCTCCATCTACGATACCTCAGCATCAGCACTTTGCATCCTTACTCATTCAAAAAGTTGTTCCGACTGCGGCATTTAGAAATTGATAATTGGCCTTCACTAGATCATGTGCCAGCCAATACCCTGCATGGCCTCAACCTGACCACTCTGTTCATAACCAATACCAACTTGTCCTCCTTCCCTTACCAAGCCCTGAAGCATCTGCCCTACCTGACACACCTCAACCTGTCCTTCAACCGTATTAGGCACATTGAGGGGGGGATGCTGGTGGAACTGGTTCGGCTTCAGGAGCTCCATCTGGTTGGAGCTCAGCTTACCGCTATTGAACCGTACGCTTTCCAGGGCTTGCGAGGGCTCAAAGTCCTCAATGTTTCTCACAACCGGCTGGATACACTGGAGAAGGGTGTTTTTCAGTCTCCTGAGGCTTTGGAGGTTCTTCTGATCGACAACAACCCCTTGGTGTGCGACTGTCGTCTCATGTGGATCCTACAGAAAAGGCATTCAATATTTTTTGGGGAATCGCAGCCGGAGTGCAGCACACCTGAGGGTATTCCTGGCAGGCCTTTCAAGGAATTTAAGGAGACTCTCCTGTCTTACTACGTCACGTGTACAAAGCCAAAAATCCGTGAGAATAAAACACAAACGATCACTGTGGATGAGGGCCAGCAGGCAATGTTGCGCTGCAGTGCTGAAGGGACGCCAAGGCCCATTGTGTCCTGGTTGTCCCCACGTCGACGAGTTCTGACAAGTAGGAGCCACGGTAGAGTTACTGTCCACAACAACGGTTCACTGGAGATCAAGTCAGCAGAGGTGCAAGACAGCGGAGTGTACCTTTGCCTTGCCTCCAACAGTGCTGGGAATGAcactctgatgacatcattggcGGTGAAAAGTCTGGGATCACTGTATGCTAACAGGACCCAGTCTTACACAGATCCCAGCAACACCACTGCCAACGGGACGTCTGGTGCGACCCTCGGTTTGGACCTAAAGACTATTTTAGTGTCAACTGCTATGGGTTGTTTCACATTCCTGGGAGtggtcttgttttgtttcctgctcCTTTTCGTTTGGAGCAGAGggaaaggaaaacataaaaacaacatagaTGTTGAATATGTTCCTCGGTCAAAGTCTAACGGCACTAACGTTGACTCGGCAGAAGGACAAGCTGGTCCTCGTCGTTTTAACATGAAAATGATGTGA
- the lingo2 gene encoding leucine-rich repeat and immunoglobulin-like domain-containing nogo receptor-interacting protein 2 isoform X1, producing the protein METCLVDICTRFPAKYTETLMGRHGDAWNRDRMVDCMSKVMLHTVVSCWQPFLGLALVAVFVGSTLGCPSRCECSAQTKAVVCHRKRMPSIPDGIPTETRILDLSKNKLTMINPDDFFAFPGLEELDLSGNIISYVEPGAFNALFTMHSLSLKSNRIKLIPLGVFTGLTNLTRLDISDNKIVILLDYMFQDLHNLKFLEVGDNDLVYISHRAFSGLSSLEMLTLERCNLTVVPTEALSHLHNLVSLHLRYLSISTLHPYSFKKLFRLRHLEIDNWPSLDHVPANTLHGLNLTTLFITNTNLSSFPYQALKHLPYLTHLNLSFNRIRHIEGGMLVELVRLQELHLVGAQLTAIEPYAFQGLRGLKVLNVSHNRLDTLEKGVFQSPEALEVLLIDNNPLVCDCRLMWILQKRHSIFFGESQPECSTPEGIPGRPFKEFKETLLSYYVTCTKPKIRENKTQTITVDEGQQAMLRCSAEGTPRPIVSWLSPRRRVLTSRSHGRVTVHNNGSLEIKSAEVQDSGVYLCLASNSAGNDTLMTSLAVKSLGSLYANRTQSYTDPSNTTANGTSGATLGLDLKTILVSTAMGCFTFLGVVLFCFLLLFVWSRGKGKHKNNIDVEYVPRSKSNGTNVDSAEGQAGPRRFNMKMM; encoded by the coding sequence AACCGTGACAGAATGGTCGACTGTATGAGCAAAGTCATGCTGCACACGGTCGTCTCATGCTGGCAACCATTCCTGGGACTGGCCCTTGTGGCTGTCTTTGTGGGCTCCACCCTGGGATGTCCCTCGCGCTGCGAGTGTTCAGCGCAGACCAAGGCAGTTGTCTGTCACCGCAAGCGCATGCCCAGCATCCCGGACGGCATCCCGACCGAGACCAGGATCCTGGACCTGAGTAAGAACAAGCTGACAATGATCAACCCTGATGACTTTTTTGCCTTTCCGGGGCTTGAGGAACTTGACCTCAGTGGAAATATTATCAGTTACGTTGAGCCGGGAGCTTTTAACGCCCTGTTTACCATGCACTCGCTCAGTCTCAAAAGCAATCGTATCAAGCTCATTCCCCTGGGCGTCTTCACAGGCTTAACAAATCTTACCCGACTGGATATAAGTGACAACAAGATTGTCATCCTGCTGGATTACATGTTCCAGGACTTACACAATCTAAAGTTTTTGGAAGTGGGAGACAATGATCTGGTTTACATTTCTCACCGTGCATTCAGTGGACTTTCAAGCCTGGAGATGTTAACCTTAGAAAGGTGCAACCTTACAGTTGTGCCCACTGAGGCCCTTTCCCACCTGCATAACCTGGTCAGCCTCCATCTACGATACCTCAGCATCAGCACTTTGCATCCTTACTCATTCAAAAAGTTGTTCCGACTGCGGCATTTAGAAATTGATAATTGGCCTTCACTAGATCATGTGCCAGCCAATACCCTGCATGGCCTCAACCTGACCACTCTGTTCATAACCAATACCAACTTGTCCTCCTTCCCTTACCAAGCCCTGAAGCATCTGCCCTACCTGACACACCTCAACCTGTCCTTCAACCGTATTAGGCACATTGAGGGGGGGATGCTGGTGGAACTGGTTCGGCTTCAGGAGCTCCATCTGGTTGGAGCTCAGCTTACCGCTATTGAACCGTACGCTTTCCAGGGCTTGCGAGGGCTCAAAGTCCTCAATGTTTCTCACAACCGGCTGGATACACTGGAGAAGGGTGTTTTTCAGTCTCCTGAGGCTTTGGAGGTTCTTCTGATCGACAACAACCCCTTGGTGTGCGACTGTCGTCTCATGTGGATCCTACAGAAAAGGCATTCAATATTTTTTGGGGAATCGCAGCCGGAGTGCAGCACACCTGAGGGTATTCCTGGCAGGCCTTTCAAGGAATTTAAGGAGACTCTCCTGTCTTACTACGTCACGTGTACAAAGCCAAAAATCCGTGAGAATAAAACACAAACGATCACTGTGGATGAGGGCCAGCAGGCAATGTTGCGCTGCAGTGCTGAAGGGACGCCAAGGCCCATTGTGTCCTGGTTGTCCCCACGTCGACGAGTTCTGACAAGTAGGAGCCACGGTAGAGTTACTGTCCACAACAACGGTTCACTGGAGATCAAGTCAGCAGAGGTGCAAGACAGCGGAGTGTACCTTTGCCTTGCCTCCAACAGTGCTGGGAATGAcactctgatgacatcattggcGGTGAAAAGTCTGGGATCACTGTATGCTAACAGGACCCAGTCTTACACAGATCCCAGCAACACCACTGCCAACGGGACGTCTGGTGCGACCCTCGGTTTGGACCTAAAGACTATTTTAGTGTCAACTGCTATGGGTTGTTTCACATTCCTGGGAGtggtcttgttttgtttcctgctcCTTTTCGTTTGGAGCAGAGggaaaggaaaacataaaaacaacatagaTGTTGAATATGTTCCTCGGTCAAAGTCTAACGGCACTAACGTTGACTCGGCAGAAGGACAAGCTGGTCCTCGTCGTTTTAACATGAAAATGATGTGA